The following are from one region of the Thermomicrobiales bacterium genome:
- a CDS encoding BadF/BadG/BcrA/BcrD ATPase family protein translates to MEPDALLLAIDGGQTATKSLLARADGTVLASGIGGPSDHFHIEGGVEKNRRAILGAANDVLEKTGIDPARIVAVGVGHTGLPTGSRAPEVAVRIVRERLSPREVSVFPDYVTNLAGASGGQPGVVLIAGGGAIGYGVTVDGKEAISGGFGYLLGDEGSAFDIGLRAIAAACRGADLRDQPTALTEIVLRYFDVAQTRDLPPIVYAAGFSRERISLLSPKVVDAANAGDAAAVEIIRSSGRELARLALGVMRQLYAPGTPAPVYQTGGVFSAGPILMDPFRDFLRQAWPTAEPREPRFPPAAGALFLAAQSVGIEVDDAWLANVAASLAAIRSA, encoded by the coding sequence GTGGAACCCGACGCCTTGCTGCTCGCTATCGATGGTGGTCAAACCGCCACCAAGTCGCTGCTCGCGCGCGCCGATGGGACCGTGCTGGCCAGTGGCATCGGTGGTCCGTCCGACCATTTTCACATCGAGGGCGGGGTGGAAAAGAACCGGCGCGCAATCCTGGGGGCCGCGAACGATGTGCTGGAGAAGACCGGTATCGATCCGGCGCGTATCGTCGCGGTCGGCGTCGGTCACACGGGATTGCCCACTGGCAGCCGCGCGCCGGAGGTGGCGGTGCGTATCGTGCGCGAACGGCTGTCTCCACGCGAGGTTTCGGTCTTTCCCGACTACGTCACCAATCTCGCGGGCGCATCGGGTGGGCAACCCGGGGTGGTGCTCATCGCGGGAGGCGGCGCCATCGGCTACGGGGTGACGGTCGATGGAAAGGAAGCCATCTCGGGTGGGTTCGGGTATCTCCTGGGCGATGAAGGCAGCGCGTTCGATATCGGCTTGCGCGCCATCGCCGCCGCCTGTCGTGGAGCCGACCTGCGCGATCAGCCGACGGCGCTGACCGAGATCGTTCTCCGGTATTTCGACGTTGCGCAAACGCGGGACTTGCCTCCGATTGTGTATGCGGCCGGGTTCTCACGCGAGCGAATCTCGTTGCTGTCACCGAAGGTCGTGGACGCGGCGAACGCCGGTGATGCCGCCGCCGTCGAAATCATTCGATCCTCCGGCAGGGAACTGGCGCGGTTGGCGCTGGGGGTAATGCGGCAGCTCTATGCGCCAGGGACGCCCGCGCCGGTCTATCAGACCGGGGGTGTCTTCTCGGCGGGCCCGATCTTGATGGATCCGTTTCGGGACTTTCTCAGGCAGGCATGGCCCACTGCCGAGCCGCGCGAGCCACGGTTCCCACCAGCGGCCGGAGCTTTGTTCCTGGCTGCGCAATCGGTGGGGATCGAGGTCGATGACGCCTGGTTGGCCAATGTGGCCGCCAGCCTTGCCGCGATCCGATCGGCATGA
- a CDS encoding neutral/alkaline non-lysosomal ceramidase N-terminal domain-containing protein has translation MSRGWVCGAAQVPFPVPAGTPMEGYAARPGPALGTLDELTIGALSLEAGDGRLVLVAADLAAVDSALVDEVAAAAGVHRSELVLCASHTHSGPAGVISRLHPSEPDSLNPALRGAFIRAAVTAIASARSRAEPVELLFGRAETSGLAANRNRADGPCDPHVSILATRNRAGRLTSLLAHFACHPTILSAENRLVSADFPGAFRRALEPVLSEDALAPVVLFVNGAAGDVSTRFTRLSQDSDEVERVGAGLANAARSALEIARPLDPVLAFAQKAAALRPRGLEHLPAAPSGVVAHGQDCAATRRIAETRAQGAMLLERLAQAGPDAIQRTCAIPAWRLGDLRIVAIPGELFASLGERIVRSSPDPVLVFGYANGYVGYLVDEAADAAGTYEALASPFAPGAGDELAGVALAALNALASEAEL, from the coding sequence ATGAGCCGCGGGTGGGTGTGCGGGGCGGCCCAGGTTCCGTTTCCAGTGCCAGCCGGCACGCCAATGGAGGGGTATGCGGCCCGGCCCGGTCCCGCGCTCGGCACACTCGATGAGCTGACCATCGGCGCATTGTCGTTGGAAGCAGGTGATGGCCGGTTGGTGCTGGTCGCGGCCGATTTGGCCGCGGTCGACAGCGCCTTGGTCGATGAAGTTGCCGCGGCTGCCGGGGTGCATCGGTCCGAACTGGTGCTGTGCGCGTCGCACACACACAGCGGACCGGCCGGGGTCATTTCCCGGTTGCACCCGAGCGAACCCGATAGCCTGAACCCGGCGTTGCGGGGCGCATTCATTCGCGCGGCCGTTACGGCTATTGCCAGCGCGCGATCGCGTGCCGAGCCGGTCGAGCTGCTGTTCGGTCGAGCGGAGACGAGCGGGCTTGCGGCCAATCGCAACCGCGCCGACGGCCCGTGCGACCCACATGTTTCGATCCTCGCGACCCGCAACCGCGCGGGGCGTCTCACTTCGCTGCTGGCCCATTTCGCCTGCCATCCCACGATCCTCAGCGCGGAAAACCGGCTCGTCTCCGCGGACTTTCCAGGGGCGTTCCGCCGTGCGCTGGAGCCAGTGCTGTCCGAGGATGCCTTGGCTCCGGTCGTTCTCTTCGTGAACGGCGCGGCGGGGGACGTGAGCACGCGGTTCACGCGGCTATCCCAGGATAGCGATGAGGTGGAGCGCGTTGGCGCCGGATTGGCCAACGCCGCCAGGTCGGCGCTCGAAATCGCCCGTCCGCTCGATCCCGTTCTCGCGTTCGCCCAGAAGGCAGCAGCGTTGCGACCGCGCGGACTGGAGCATCTACCCGCGGCGCCTTCGGGCGTCGTTGCCCACGGTCAGGACTGCGCGGCAACACGGCGCATCGCGGAAACCCGGGCGCAAGGCGCGATGCTGCTCGAACGGCTCGCGCAGGCTGGGCCGGACGCCATTCAGCGCACATGCGCCATTCCGGCGTGGCGGCTGGGCGATCTGCGGATCGTGGCCATTCCCGGCGAACTGTTTGCATCTCTTGGGGAGCGGATCGTTCGATCCTCGCCCGATCCCGTGCTCGTGTTTGGCTATGCCAACGGATATGTCGGCTATCTGGTGGACGAAGCCGCCGACGCTGCCGGAACCTACGAAGCGCTCGCCAGTCCCTTCGCTCCTGGCGCCGGCGACGAACTGGCGGGAGTGGCGCTTGCCGCCCTGAACGCGCTCGCTTCCGAAGCAGAATTGTGA
- a CDS encoding SIS domain-containing protein — translation MSKAYERYFERLRGLIDEVEQQGPQIEAAAALMADSIANGGIVHVFGSGHSHMMAEEVFYRAGGLWAFNAMLDINLTSFGTLRAGMVERTEGYAKVVLDSFDVRAGEVVVIVSNSGINPVPIELAMEARERGAATIALTSAEHYGNAVSRHSSGKKLIDVVDLVVDSRVPVGDGILMLDGMDTAVAASSTVLGAALMNAIVAQVAETMLAAGNTPPVIVSMNVPGGDERNRAFQDEYGPRLTLFKG, via the coding sequence GTGAGCAAAGCCTACGAACGGTATTTCGAACGACTTCGCGGCTTGATCGATGAGGTCGAACAGCAAGGCCCGCAGATCGAAGCGGCCGCCGCGCTGATGGCGGACTCGATCGCCAACGGCGGCATCGTGCATGTCTTCGGCAGCGGGCATTCGCACATGATGGCGGAAGAGGTCTTCTACCGCGCCGGTGGGCTTTGGGCGTTCAACGCCATGCTCGATATCAATCTGACCAGCTTCGGCACCCTGCGGGCGGGGATGGTCGAGCGCACCGAGGGGTACGCCAAGGTGGTGCTCGATTCGTTCGATGTGCGTGCTGGCGAGGTGGTGGTGATCGTCAGCAACTCCGGGATCAATCCGGTGCCGATCGAGCTGGCGATGGAAGCCAGGGAGCGTGGAGCGGCAACGATTGCCCTGACTTCGGCTGAACATTACGGCAATGCCGTATCGCGCCATTCCTCCGGCAAGAAGCTGATCGATGTGGTCGATCTCGTGGTCGATAGCCGCGTGCCCGTGGGTGACGGCATTCTCATGCTGGACGGCATGGATACCGCCGTCGCGGCGTCCTCCACCGTGCTCGGGGCGGCACTGATGAATGCCATCGTGGCGCAGGTAGCCGAAACGATGCTGGCCGCCGGGAACACGCCACCGGTGATCGTGAGCATGAATGTCCCGGGCGGCGACGAGCGCAACCGCGCGTTCCAGGACGAGTACGGTCCGCGCCTGACACTGTTCAAGGGCTGA
- a CDS encoding putative N-acetylmannosamine-6-phosphate 2-epimerase yields MSEMTAMERLAGGLVVSCQAREGNPLAGPVFMAAMAAAAVAGGAAGIRADGVADISAIRAAVGPEIPIMGISKLKLPDGGLFITPTGESARAIIAAGANLVALESTTRERPGGETLAQVVEAIHDAGAFAMADCGTIADARAAVAAGVDAVGTTMSGYVGGPKQEGPDFALIEQMVAELSVPIFAEGRYWTREDARRALDCGASFVVVGTAITNPQAITERFVAALR; encoded by the coding sequence ATGAGCGAAATGACGGCGATGGAGCGGCTGGCCGGGGGGCTGGTGGTCTCGTGTCAGGCGCGGGAAGGCAATCCGCTCGCTGGGCCGGTCTTCATGGCGGCGATGGCCGCGGCCGCGGTGGCGGGCGGGGCGGCCGGGATTCGCGCCGACGGGGTCGCCGATATCAGCGCCATTCGTGCTGCAGTTGGCCCGGAGATCCCCATCATGGGGATCTCCAAGCTGAAGCTGCCAGACGGCGGGCTTTTCATCACGCCAACGGGCGAAAGCGCGCGCGCGATCATCGCGGCCGGGGCCAATCTGGTCGCGTTGGAATCGACCACGCGCGAGCGCCCGGGCGGAGAAACCCTTGCGCAGGTCGTCGAGGCCATCCATGACGCAGGCGCGTTTGCCATGGCCGATTGCGGCACGATCGCGGACGCGCGTGCCGCGGTCGCAGCCGGGGTCGATGCCGTTGGCACCACCATGAGCGGTTACGTTGGCGGCCCGAAACAGGAGGGGCCCGATTTCGCGCTCATCGAACAGATGGTCGCCGAGCTTTCCGTTCCGATTTTCGCCGAAGGCCGTTACTGGACGCGGGAAGACGCGCGTCGAGCGCTCGATTGCGGGGCTTCGTTTGTCGTCGTCGGCACGGCCATCACGAATCCGCAAGCGATTACGGAACGCTTCGTCGCGGCATTGCGATAG